Proteins from a genomic interval of Rosa chinensis cultivar Old Blush chromosome 2, RchiOBHm-V2, whole genome shotgun sequence:
- the LOC112190331 gene encoding translocase of chloroplast 34: protein MASQIIREWLGINSFAPATQTKLLELLGKLNQENVNSLTILVMGKGGVGKSSTVNSLIGERAVSISPFQSEGTRAVMVSRSRAGFTLNIIDTPGLIEGGYINDMALNNIKSFLLNKTIDVLLYVDRLDAYRVDNLDREVVKAITDTFGKGIWNRALVVLTHAQLSPPDGLPYDEFVSKRSESLLKAVRLGAGLRKQEVQGSTIPVVLVENSGRCNKNEKDEKVLPNGTAWIPHVVQTITEVILGGSKSIFVDQKLIEGPNPNARGKILIPVILALQYFFVIKPIERRIRTDIARESRPSWEMRDTASRKY from the exons ATGGCATCCCAAATAATTAGAGAATGGCTTGGGATAAACAGTTTCGCACCTGCCACACAGACTAAGTTGCTCGAATTGCTCGGAAAACTCAACCAAGAG AATGTGAACAGTTTGACAATTCTTGTTATGGGGAAAGGTGGGGTTGGGAAATCATCCACTGTGAACTCACTCATTGGTGAAAGGGCTGTTTCTATTAGTCCTTTTCAG TCTGAAGGAACCAGAGCTGTGATGGTTTCCCGCTCAAGGGCAGGATTTACCCTAAACATCATTGACACCCCTGGGCTCATAGAAGGAGGATATATTAATGACATGGCACTTAATAATATAAAAAG TTTCCTTCTGAACAAGACCATAGACGTTCTACTCTATGTGGATCGATTGGATGCGTATAGAGTGGACAACTTGGATAGGGAGGTGGTCAAAGCCATTACTGATACTTTTGGAAAAGGGATATGGAATAGAGCCTTGGTTGTCCTGACACACGCACAGCTCTCACCACCAGATGGTTTGCCTTACGATGAGTTTGTCTCCAAAAGATCAGAATCTCTTTTAAAAGCTGTTCGTCTTGGTGCTGGGTTAAGAAAACAGGAAGTGCAG GGCTCTACTATTCCTGTTGTTTTGGTTGAGAACAGTGGGAGATGCAACAAGAATGAAAAGGATGAAAAG GTTCTTCCAAATGGAACTGCTTGGATACCCCATGTTGTCCAAACAATCACAGAAGTCATCTTGGGTGGAAGCAAGTCAATTTTTGTTGACCAGAAGTTGATTGAGGGGCCAAACCCCAATGCTAGAGGGAAAATCTTAATTCCTGTAATTTTGGCGCTCCAG TACTTCTTTGTGATTAAACCGATAGAACGTCGGATCAGGACTGACATTGCAAGAGAGAGCAGACCATCCTGGGAGATGCGGGATACTGCTAGTCGCAAGTACTAA
- the LOC112187543 gene encoding chaperone protein dnaJ A6, chloroplastic, which yields MAIIPCGSTTVAQWGIRPQPMLRSYAMNKIRTSQCCVSSQIGSLGAQTSSIFSRDSLNALFCAGSHTSNRSRGARFIVRADSDYYSVLGVSRNATKAEIKSAYRKLARSYHPDVNKEAGAETKFKEISNAYEVLSDDEKRSLYDKYGEAGVKGAGMGPGDFSNPFDLFESLFEGMGGMGSRGGGGSRNRAVDGQDEYYSLVLNFKEAVFGVEKEIEISRLETCGTCNGSGAKAGTKPSRCSTCGGQGQVVQSARTPLGVFQQVMTCSSCGGTGEISTPCNTCSGDGRVRRTKRISLKVPAGVDVGSRLRVRNEGNAGKRGGSPGDLFVIIEVIPDPVLKRDDTNIMYSCKVSYIDAILGTTIKVPTVDGMVDLKIPAGTQPNTTLVMAKKGVPLLNKSNMRGDQLVRVQVEIPKRLSSDEKKLIEELANLSKGKAASRR from the exons ATGGCAATTATACCTTGTGGAAGTACAACGGTTGCTCAATGGGGCATTCGTCCTCAGCCTATGCTAAGATCCTATGCCATGAACAAGATACGCACATCCCAGTGTTG TGTTTCCAGCCAAATAGGCTCTCTGGGGGCACAAACTTCAAGCATCTTCTCTCGGGATTCCTTGAATGCTCTATTCTGTGCAGGCTCTCATACTTCAAATCGCAGTAGGGGAGCAAGATTCATAGTTAGAGCAGACTCT GACTATTATTCTGTTCTTGGAGTGTCAAGAAATGCGACTAAAGCAGAAATCAAAAGCG CTTACCGGAAGCTTGCAAGAAGTTATCATCCAGATGTGAACAA AGAAGCAGGGGCAGAAACAAAATTCAAGGAAATTAGTAATGCATACGAG GTCTTGTCTGATGATGAAAAACGATCACTATATGACAAATATGGAGAGGCTGGAGTTAAAGGTGCTGGTATGGGTCCGGGG GATTTCAGCAATCCATTTGACCTGTTTGAGTCACTGTTCGAGGGCATGGGAGGTATGGGGTCCAGAGGTGGTGGTGGTTCTAGGAATAGAGCGGTTGATGGCCAGGACGAGTATTATAGTCTCGTCTTGAATTTCAAAGAAGCAGTTTTTGGGGTTGAAAAAGAGATTGAAATAAGTCGATTGGAGACCTGTGGAACTTGCAACGGTTCAGGTGCTAAAGCAGGAACCAAGCCATCCAGATGCAGCACATGTGGTGGGCAAGGTCAGGTTGTTCAATCGGCAAGGACTCCTTTGGGTGTCTTCCAGCAAGTGATGACATGCTCTTCCTGTGGCGGAACTGGGGAAATATCCACCCCTTGTAACACTTGCTCTGGGGACGGTCGTGTGAGGAGGACAAAGCGAATCAGTCTGAAAGTTCCAGCTGGTGTGGATGTAGGCAGCCGTTTAAGAGTTCGAAATGAAGGCAATGCTGGAAAGCGAGGTGGGTCTCCGGGTGACCTATTTGTTATTATAGAAGTTATCCCAGACCCTGTCCTCAAACGTGATGATACCAACATTATGTACTCCTGCAAGGTGTCCTATATTGATGCAATTTTGGGGACTACAATTAAGGTTCCAACAGTTGATGGCATGGTTGATTTGAAGATTCCAGCAGGAACTCAACCAAACACGACCCTTGTGATGGCAAAGAAAGGTGTTCCCCTCTTAAACAAAAGCAACATGAGGGGTGATCAGCTGGTGCGAGTGCAGGTTGAAATCCCAAAGAGATTAAGCAGTGATGAAAAGAAGCTCATCGAGGAACTTGCGAATCTGAGCAAAGGAAAGGCTGCAAGCAGGAGATAG